Genomic DNA from Candidatus Methylomirabilota bacterium:
CCCTCGCATTGAGCCTGGCCGTCTTCGCCGACTGGCAGCGTCCGCTGCTCGCCGCTGGACTCTTCGTGGCCGTCGAGGCTCTGACCTACATGGTCATCGAGCCGTTCGTCTATCGGCAGGCCCTGGGTCTTTCGCAGACGGCCCTGCTCGTGGCCATCGCGTTCTGGACCTGGCTCTGGGGTCCCATCGGCCTCCTCCTGGGGACGCCCCTGACCGTTTGCCTAGTCGTCCTCGGCAAGCACGTGCCCACGCTGGAATTTCTCACCATCTTCATGACGGACGACGAGCCCGCGCTTCAGAGCGATGTCGCCTACTACCAGCGTGTGCTCGCCCGGGACCAGAGGGAAGCGAATGACATCGTGGATGCCTACCTCTGTGCCCACACGCTCGAGGAGGTCCATGACGACATCCTCATACCCACTCTCGCGTATGCCAAGCGCGATCGCGAGATGAACCAGGTGACCGACGATGAGGTTCAGGCCATCCATCGGGCCACCATGGAGACCATCACTCACCTGGCGTCCACGGTGGGAGCCGATGGCGCGTCCGAGGCCGGCGTGGCGCAGCCGATGCCCGTCGCCGCGCATGCCGCGGCCGTGCTGGGCTGCGCCGCGGGAGACGAGTCGGGCGAGCTGGCCCTTCGCATGCTCCAGCAGCTCCTGAGGCCGCATGCCGTGGGCCTGGAGGTCGGCTCCGCGCGTGCTTTGACGGGCGAGGAGCTGGCGCTCGTGGAGGAAAAGAATCCGTCCATCGTGTGTATCGCCTCGATTCATCCCGAGAACCTTGCCCAGACGCGCCACCTCTGCAAGCGTCTCCGCGTCCGCTTCCCCGCTCTCAAGATTCTCGTCGGGCGATGGGGCACGACAGAGCCGGGTGAGCGCGAGCAGCTCCTCGCCTCCGGCGCGGACGCCGTGGGATCGACGCTGCGCGAGTCGCGCGATCAGATCCGCGAACATATCCCCCTCGGCGCTCTTGCTCCCGGTGGATCCCCGCGCGAGGTGTCGGGGGGACTCGAGCTGCCCGAGGTCGCCTCGCCCATCGGTCACCCGGACCCACTTCGCGCGCGCTGAGCTTTCGGCGGCACCGCCACGCCGCGCCCCCGTCAATAAAAGTTCGGGGGCATTCTTACCGCTCGCGACATTTCTTCCCGGTAAACCTTGAGGGCAGGGTGGCCCTCCGCGCTCGATTCCTCCGTGGAGCTAAGGCATGCGCCTGCGCGGCCAGGGCACGGTCCTTGCTCCCCATCCCTGCAGGATTCGATGTCTTAGCCAACTTCGCATGACACGGTGGAGGTGAACTTGCTCATGACCGAGGAGAGCCGCGAACGGCATGTCCCCGCGGAGCCGCCGACGAAGTCTGAGCTGGGCACCAAGGCCGCCGAGGGCGCGGGGATTGGCGGAACCATCGGAGGAGCGGTCGGCGCGGTGCTGGCAGCGCTCGCCACCACGGCGGCTATTTCGATTCCCGGCGTCGGGCTCATCGCGGCGGGGCCGATCGCGGCCGGCCTCGCGGGAGCCGGTGCGGGCGGACTCGCGGGCACCATCGTGGGGGCCCTGGTCGGCGCGGGAATTCCGGAGGAGCGCGCCCGGCTCCAGGGCGAGGCGCTGAGGCGGGGCGGCATCGTCCTCGGCGTGCCTCCGAGATCCGAGGGCGACGCGGGGCCCGTCGAACGCGAATGGACGAGCCACCGAGGCGAGCACTTGTACCGGTGACCCAGGGATTTCCCTATCGACAACCTGGCCGCGCGCGGCGAGCGGCCGGGCGATCGCTGGGTACCGCTGCTCGCCGCCCAGGCCGATTCCGGCTCGAATGCCTCTATTGATCCTGTCCGCGTTCTGATCAACCCCGCGTCCGCGAAGCTATCCACGCCCCTCCAGGAACAGCCCGTGGGCTTCGCCCGCCCTCTGAGTTAAACTCGCCGGAAGGTGCATGCGGGGGCGTCAGCGGCTGGACACCTCCCGGCGCTCGGAAGCTATACCCTGAGGAGCCCTGGATGGGAGTGCGCGGGACATATAGGATCTGTTCGATGGCGGCCTGGCTCGGGAAGGAACGAGCCATCACGCCGCCGCGGCTTACCGTTCTCGTATGCGGTCTCCTGACCTTCGTGGCCATGGCGGCCCTGCCCGCCGCCGCGGCCAATCCGGAGCTTGCGCAGGAATGGCGCTCGTGCAAAGGGGACGATCAGACGTCCACCGAGCTGGCGATCAGGAGCTGCACGAGCATCATCAAGTCGGGCCGCGAGAAGGGAGCCAGGCTCGGCGGCGCGTACTACAGCCGCGCCACCGCCCACCGCATCGAAGGCTGGTACGATCGCGCGATCGAGGATTACAACCAGGCCATCCGGCTCGATCCCAAGCATGCGAGCGCCTACAATGATCGCGGGACCGCCTACAGCCACAAGGCGCAGCCGAATCGCGCGATCCAGGATTTCGACCAGGCCATCCGGCTCGACCCGAAGCTGGCCTCCGCCTTCAACAATCGCGGCAATGCTTACAGCACTCGGGGCGAGCTCGACCGGGCCATCCAGGACTACGATCGCGCCATCAAGCTCGAGCCCAAGTACGCATTTGCCTTCAACAACCGGGGGAATGCCTACCGCGCCAAGGGCGAGCTGGACCGGGCCATCCAGGACTTCGACCAGGCGATCCGCGTGGCGCCGAGCTACGGGCTGGCCTTCAACAACCGGGGGAATGCGTACAGCAGCAAGGGCGAGCTGGACCGGGCCATCCAGGATTACGATCAGGCCATCCGCCTCGAGCCCAGGGACGCCTCGGCCTTCAACAACCGAGGGCTGGTCTATAGCCGCAAGGCGCTGCCGAACCGGGCCATCCAGGACTTCGACCAGGCGATCCGGCTGGATCCGGCTCTCGCCTCCGCCCATAACAATCGCGGCAATGCCTATAGCAGTCGCGGGGAAACGGAGCGCGCCATCCAGGATTACGACGAAGCGATCCGCCTCGATCCGAAGTACGCGTTCGCCTTCAACAATCGCGGGAACGCCTATCGCAATCTCGGACAGGTGGACCGGGCGCTCCAGGACTTCGACGAGGCCATCCGCCTCGAGCCGAACTACGCGCTGGCCTACAACAACCGCGGGAATACCTACAGCAGCCGAGGCGAGATGGCCCGCGCCATCCAGGACTACGATCAGGCCATCAGAATCGAGCCCAACTACGGGTTCGCCTTCAACAACCGCGGGTATGCCTACCGCATCCTCGGAGAGGTGGACCGGGCCATCCAGGACTTCGACCAGGCGATCCGTCTCAATCCGAGAGATGTGCTGGCCCTCGAGAACCGGGGACTCGCCTACAGCCAGAAGGGCGAGCTGGACCGGGGGATCCAGGACTTCGATCAGGCGCTCCGGCTGAATCCGAGCTCCGCGACGGCCTTCCACTATCGAGGGTCCGTGTACAGCCGCAAAGGCATGCACGATCGGGCCATCCAGGACTTCGACCAGGCCATCCGGCTTCATCCCACGGACGAGACGGCCTGGAATAGCCGGTGCTTCGCCCGGGCCATCACGGGGAGACTGGAGCTGGCGCTCGCGGACTGCAGTCAGGCCCTGCGCATGCGTCCCGACTACGCCAATGCCCTCGACAGTCGAGCCCTCATCTATCTGAAGCTCGACGAGCTCGACCGGGCCCTCGCCGACTACGACACTGCGCTGCGCCTGGACCCGGGGAAGGCCCATTCCCTGTACGGCCGCG
This window encodes:
- a CDS encoding AI-2E family transporter; translated protein: MTQLRPYLVGAAVIPIIAALYWAQSVLIPVALALLLAFLLGPPVRALQRTGLGSTRAGRVVSVVLVVALVFSLLGGISYVIAQQIVALTQELPKYRGNLKQKIADLRGVGKPAPLKEMESTAKEVIGELQKHELPKRKPEPVPVTVRSEPIGFWPFPRLLDALTSGGFVIVLVIFMLIERQELRNRLIRLIGYGRLVVTTKALDDASDRISRYLFFQTIINLTFGVAIGLGLFFIGLPYVVLWGFLAFALRFVPYVGHLLAALAPLALSLAVFADWQRPLLAAGLFVAVEALTYMVIEPFVYRQALGLSQTALLVAIAFWTWLWGPIGLLLGTPLTVCLVVLGKHVPTLEFLTIFMTDDEPALQSDVAYYQRVLARDQREANDIVDAYLCAHTLEEVHDDILIPTLAYAKRDREMNQVTDDEVQAIHRATMETITHLASTVGADGASEAGVAQPMPVAAHAAAVLGCAAGDESGELALRMLQQLLRPHAVGLEVGSARALTGEELALVEEKNPSIVCIASIHPENLAQTRHLCKRLRVRFPALKILVGRWGTTEPGEREQLLASGADAVGSTLRESRDQIREHIPLGALAPGGSPREVSGGLELPEVASPIGHPDPLRAR
- a CDS encoding tetratricopeptide repeat protein, coding for MAAWLGKERAITPPRLTVLVCGLLTFVAMAALPAAAANPELAQEWRSCKGDDQTSTELAIRSCTSIIKSGREKGARLGGAYYSRATAHRIEGWYDRAIEDYNQAIRLDPKHASAYNDRGTAYSHKAQPNRAIQDFDQAIRLDPKLASAFNNRGNAYSTRGELDRAIQDYDRAIKLEPKYAFAFNNRGNAYRAKGELDRAIQDFDQAIRVAPSYGLAFNNRGNAYSSKGELDRAIQDYDQAIRLEPRDASAFNNRGLVYSRKALPNRAIQDFDQAIRLDPALASAHNNRGNAYSSRGETERAIQDYDEAIRLDPKYAFAFNNRGNAYRNLGQVDRALQDFDEAIRLEPNYALAYNNRGNTYSSRGEMARAIQDYDQAIRIEPNYGFAFNNRGYAYRILGEVDRAIQDFDQAIRLNPRDVLALENRGLAYSQKGELDRGIQDFDQALRLNPSSATAFHYRGSVYSRKGMHDRAIQDFDQAIRLHPTDETAWNSRCFARAITGRLELALADCSQALRMRPDYANALDSRALIYLKLDELDRALADYDTALRLDPGKAHSLYGRGLAKRKLGDLAGAEADLAVATALAPRLPEQYSTYGLRP